The following proteins come from a genomic window of Candidatus Methylomirabilota bacterium:
- a CDS encoding DinB family protein, producing MPAQSATPDPAAVLASARRDLARLPPILDAILVDLDDALWRARPAPREWSPVEIVCHLRDEEAEDFGARLGVVLARGAVFAAIDPERWAVERRYQEQEPRAALAALRERRAATLAFLASVEPPRLTHAVPHARTGQLSGLDLLAAWVTHDRLHVAQLAATLARLGADRWAPLRAEYAGPIPYGEGKTC from the coding sequence ATGCCTGCGCAATCCGCGACGCCCGATCCCGCCGCTGTGCTCGCGAGCGCTCGCCGCGACCTCGCGCGCCTGCCGCCGATCCTCGACGCCATCCTCGTCGACCTCGACGACGCGCTCTGGCGCGCGCGGCCGGCGCCGCGCGAGTGGTCGCCGGTCGAGATCGTGTGCCACCTGCGCGACGAAGAAGCGGAGGACTTCGGCGCGCGCCTGGGCGTGGTCCTGGCGCGCGGCGCCGTCTTCGCGGCGATCGACCCCGAGCGCTGGGCCGTCGAGCGCCGGTACCAGGAGCAGGAGCCGCGCGCGGCGCTGGCGGCGCTCCGGGAGCGGCGGGCGGCGACCCTCGCATTCCTCGCGTCCGTCGAGCCGCCGCGCCTGACCCATGCCGTCCCCCACGCGCGCACCGGCCAGCTCTCCGGCCTCGATCTCCTCGCGGCGTGGGTCACGCACGACCGGCTGCACGTGGCGCAGCTCGCCGCCACGCTCGCGCGGCTCGGCGCCGACCGCTGGGCGCCGCTCCGCGCCGAGTACGCGGGGCCGATCCCGTACGGGGAGGGAAAGACGTGCTAA